In Silene latifolia isolate original U9 population chromosome 6, ASM4854445v1, whole genome shotgun sequence, the genomic window tccagtatatgaatcataacgtaaatcaacagccacgaagcaagtcaacgttcacagtttggtcatacgaaacacaaacaagtcaacacaattcaacatcaacgataataagtcaagtgtatttccctaccttttcgcaatccaagcacacacaagcaatcacttatgatccttcacttatccattacctacataacataattatgtataattaccatctactcagtcaattaatcatgcacataacctagactcatcataacttaataggaatatcaatttaaagaacaaacacgacttttcctgattttcctgctcatggcagactcggtataaaatgaataactaattccagaaaattcgaattgatgcaaggccaattgaattggaaccccatgagtcttagctacaatttacatctaacgtgtttttctcaaattccaaacttatcaagggttttcagactgatttccaaaaactgacagaaaccgtcgcataaaaagtattgattcataaaacgagtttgacaaatgattattaagtaaaaccaacgcctaactcatctaaactctttaaattaaatatatgaaaaagacccagaaccaattcaatatctaaattatgttttagaagtaatctttcagcctctactgatttgcggacattttagatagacgttcacaaataatttcttcaggaaaaactacacggtgaaatgctaccaattttcacaggcataaactaggcttggaataaacatgagtctcttctttaactttttgcatcccacggttttaagacaggtaaaacactcaaataacacagaccaacgaatctgtaaattgctgtaactattccattcatttatctcatacaatttataatcaaaaacccccaaaccaattctagggttacgaaaattatcccaatactactataattatgctaataattgaataaagaggtaataagatagtctacttacgaaataggatgagaatagggtgagaaatcgcctcgcattCCTCACGTgactcccttcacacacggctccctcttctctcttttctctcttttctcatggttaaaatgaatatggtgatagggagattagggtttggttagatgggttatacatataggataggtgctattaagatgatacgggcctagcctagttagattaattaaaacccgagtcacataattacccgagtcacaaatacactacacgacccagctggtaactcggcctaatataatatcatattaaaataccgggtattacatctctggcgggtttatttccggaatttcctaaaacgttaatcttttattataaattaaagactcgtgtTTTATTCAAAACCTacgttatattttgtttggtaTTGCTGgaaaaactctcttagaaccctaatcttccttttgtatggtactaatctttcctcgttaattaatcattattgttttatgttcttcaattattgtcttatgcttgcaattatgttttcatctttaatcatatttgttattgttgttatagttatgagtagctaatcccctcatctaggatgaaggggatctaggttaattaaaagggaaaatcaattagttgctattgatatcactaaagttgttgtttgattattgtaattcttctagttaatcaactggaggcctgagttattaattagtgtagcgaatcgatcctatcgccgaccgggttagaattgatataggctgcgataatcaaatagagagtatctaatcatagcgaccgcatgttagaatcgatctaaagggcataattgagtcgaccgatcttgtgaccttaaacaacttgatagatttagtaattgattgataatccccgactgattgacctagtgaacctaattcctagacttttaataatattgttattcatcctttattcacattgcaattagtttgttagaatcaactcaaaacaaaaccccccgaaatcggttacttctagacagtttaaatactcttagacttagcttttaccgcctccctgtggattcgatacctgtcttatcactagctattcttgttagtcctgagatagttttactttgatttggtaatacgactttagccatatCAAAGGACCTAAGGTTTGATATAGCGATAAGGACTTTTCTTGCTATTCCGTCACGTAAACCGTTATTGtaacattttctttttcatatctttgTATATGGCCCACCTTTTACATGATCTGCCATTATCTTTCTCTATCCAAACGCTCTGCGAATCACCATTAGAGCAATGACATCGAAGAGAAAATGCGGAATTAAGAAAGAGTATTAACGAATAACATCATTCAGCGAGTTCAGATATGCGCACTGATTTTCAAACAGCTGTCATTTTTTCGTTACTTATCGGAATCAAGCTCGTGACCATGCTTAAATACTTGTAAGAATTTGTCAGCGATGAAATTATAATTAAATATTGCtctcgtgaagccaacaaggttacTGACTTCATGACTTCTATTGGACATTGATGTCCAAccctttcgaggtggtttgaaagtcGGTAACTTCAACTTACCTcaatcattcgaaaggatgagatatgtTGATCTTACCCTTGAGAATCAACCTAATTTTCTCatcttatcaaaaaaaaaaaaaaaaaaaaaaaaaaaaaaattgtcagcAATGTTAAGAGGGCAAGTTGGAAGTCTCCTCCCAAAAAATGTCAAAAAATGGGACCACACCGGTCTCTTTGCCAAACCAACTAACTCCGCACTAGTAGTCGTCATTCCACTCTTGTTCTTCCAAAACTAAACCATCGGCCGCCATTAAAATTTCTCCGATCACCGGTATACCATTCTCCGGTGACCGGGAAATACCAAGTAATGGATTCATCTATATCGACAACACCAATCGATGCGGAAATGAAGCGTAAACCAAGTGAAATCATTCGAAACTGTACTCTTGCAATAATTTTATCTCTTTTCTCAATATTCTCACTCACTTATGCTTTTGGTTTCTTCGCCGTTGTTCTTTCCACTTTCTCCATTTCTCCTTCTAATTTCCCTTCTCAATGTCGAATCGTCTCCAGCAGTGAGTTCTACTTCTTCTTTTTATGCTTCTTAGGGTTTCTTCAATTTTTGCTTTTGTTTCTTTATGTAATGTTATGCTCGATTGAACTGTGAATTGTGAGCAGGTTATGGAGTTGATTTTGATTGTAATCGTCGTGTTTTACTAATTGTTGAGCTTATTAGCTAGCTTTATTTGATTATAATTaaggtgtagatgttgcaattcTCGTCATGATCATCATTGACTGATTAGTTTTATCAGAGAAAGGCCCGTCACACCCGAAAGTTGAAGTAGTAAAATACTTAACCTTGAAGTTTGTGTAATTCCGCCCCTGGGGTGATGAAGATGCTTAGTGTTGGTGCAAGCTGCCGTTTGCCAGTTGCCATTTAATGTTTTCTGATCCCCGCACCCTAAGCTTGTTTCAAATCGGTTTTTGCCCAAGTCACCCATGACTCAATTCCTCCTAGCGAATCACAAATCTAAATGTATTATTTGTTCGTGGTACGTCATATTATGGTGTTTGGTTAAAATCTACTATGCATATATTAGATTCTCTATTATAGTGTATTATCATATTATGAATAGGTAAACCTTAGTTTCAAATACATTTTTTTGTCGTCAAAACTTGTAGAGAAACTGGTATTTAATTCATTAGCATCTTAACCTAGGATTTACCCTCTATTGTAATTCAAATATTTACGTCTCTGAAATTAGCTTtgttttttttaccttttttcACAAGGAAAAAGTGTCCTTAATTAAATTGTTATGGTGAATATGTTTTTGTTAACTTCCCTTTCATTTTGCGTGCATATCACTTAATGGTTTCCTTGCAGTATAGGGGTTTGATTACTACTACACTAAGACAATCCCTCTCGGAAGTCTAGTTGATGAAGTTGGTTAGTATTATGTTACTATATATCAGGGTGATGCAATATTGTATTAGTGTTCCAGAGTTATTAAACATAGGTGGTCGGTCAATGGTCGTGTGGTTATGAGGTGCCAAGAATTGACTTTTATGTACCAAATGGAAGAAAGAGTTCTAGTTTGAGGCACAGCACCAGTTTGCATCTGAATGAATGGGTTACCATTGGATCTAGACATGTCAATTCTCGACAGATAGCTTCCTTTCCCAGGGCAGCTAGAGTAGGCCATGATTGTCAGCGTTCTGTAAGTGTGTTGAATCCTGTAGTTTGGGATTAGGAAAATTAAGTAAGTAGGACGGACTGAGAGTACTTCAGACAAGAATGGATTACATTAACAAATAGTTAAAAGTCTTGTGATTTAGCTGTTCAGCAATCAGTTGTCAGCTGCCTGTGCTGTGAAACTGGCTGAAAAGTTGTATCATCTATAAATTATTTTCACCTGAAAATGTAGTTGAATGTAAGTGATGATTTCGTGGCAAAGGTGAATTTAATGTCCATATTATGTATATGCAGCTGCTAGGAAAGGTTGAAGCAGATTGATGGATTAATTTATATTTGCAGGTGTTGACCTAAGAACTTCCAAAATCTGTGAACTCGGGCTGCTTAATTATAAGGCAAAGCGTGTCTTTTACCCATCTGAAAGAAGGAAATTTCGGTGTCGTTATGATTACTACTGGGCTTCTATCTTTAAGGTCCTACTACTATTGAATTCTCTTAATCATGATTTGTAGAAATCTAAAATCTTAGAGTTTCAACCATCTTTTGTTACCTGTACATCCatgctatgttactccgacattTAGCTTAGTTATCGTTTTGTATGTCCCACATGACTCGCAGCTGTCACGATAAAACTACAAGGCACGTGTCTAACAAGCCAAATTTCGACAAACCACTAATACTTGACTACTAAGCTCAGATTAAGTTGGAACGTTAATAGATTTAAACAGTGTCAGGCGAGAAAAGAAACAGAGAGAAAAAAGAAGGGTTTAATAAAAAATCACTTTGAACAAGAATAAGTAGTTGAAAAAAATGGGGGAGGCAATAGTCTGGTTAAACAAAGAGAAGAATTATGATCTCCTCGTAGTCATCTAGAAACACATTAGCAAGCTTGTTTGATCTGTGGTCTTTGTGGTTGAAGTGTTGGCTTTGATTACTTAACTCTTAAGTCGCTGTCTCTTATTATTACAACTGAAGTGAAGATCGCTTTTGTGCTGTAATTTTTCTCTGGTCCTCTTTTTCCTTGTTCATATAATTTTTTCTTCTGAAAGCTAGTGCCTATTTATCCATTCCTAGCTGTATGATTAGATACGCTTTAAATGGTTTTCTGTAAGATTGTCTATATATGATTTCTCATTCTAATATACAAAGCCGATACTCAGTGCTTGCGTGGATCTAAGGTAAATAATTGTTCTTAAGGTAAtggagaaagaaacaaaagaaatatGAAGTAATGATGGTAGGTGATAGAGGAAGAAGATTAAGATAGGGAAGTAACCACCCTATTAAGGGGTAATAAGAACCCACCTCCCCCCTAGGCCCTAGGGTAATTAATATATTACCATCATATGGGACTAATATTTCTCCGCCACTCCTTCATCTTCCCTTCTCCTCCATCTtctccctcctcctcttcttTATTTTGGCGTCCATTACCCTAGTAACAACTAACAAGTACTTGCAGCCCACAAAAGCCCAAAGTAGAAAATTTGAAAGACATTTTGAATTTCGAGCGAATTTCCTTCTAACTTTATTTCAATCTACAATGTGCTTTTGGTTGCCCATCCCTTCTCTTCACTTCATTTAGTTCTCAACTTGTTTACCTTTTTGTCATTCTTTTCGGCATCTGTGTATTACAGATAAAAGATCAACAGGTATATTAGTTACTGTACAAAAACAAAAATAGCGACAACAATATAGCCCCAATGCCTCAAAGGCTCCCGCAAATTGTGGAGTAAGTGAGGTCGGATGCACACAACCTTACACTTGTGTTCACAACACAGAGAGATTGTGTGCTGTATAAATGGTAAATAGTGAGCTTCGTCATCTGTTGGCTTCAAGAAAAATATAGATGCCTGTTTGCTTCCAAAAAAATATCTGTTTGCTTCAAGTCACATTAAGCTGAATGAAAGATTTACTTTCTATCTGTGTACTCTGTATTATTTTTGTCATGCTCCGCCACAATCTTCTAGAAGCTATACTAGACTAAAAGAGAAGGTGAGTGCTTGGAGATATATACAAGACTAGAAGAGAAAGTGGGTGATTGTAGAAATTTGGCATTAGGAATTTCTTCAGGAGTGAGGGGAGCCATGTTGATAATTTTAGTTCTCTTTATGACCAACAAATTATAATTTCCTTTCATTGatattatatactccgtatttattttAACTCTTGTTCCCTGTAAATGATTAGGTGGAATTTAGAGACCATTTTTCAGGCGAGACATTGCTTGGTTTGTCAGAAGCTCCAAAGGAAGCTCTTCCCAGTGATTGTAGGCCCAATTTCGCAGCTGCATGGTCGACTAAGCATACATTAAAGGTGATTTAATCATATTCTTCAGGTGTTTTGTGGCTTTTATTGGCCCTTTTGATTTGTCACTTAGTAGAGAATCAGTATTGATATAATGTGAAACCAACCCATTGTGAATCAAAATCCCCTCCTCGTGTAACACCCCATTAACCCATTTAAAACTTAAATGAACAACTAACTTAGAATATGGGTTAGTGTCATACATAACCTTATCATGACACCGTCTCATGAAAATTTCTGGGGCTTTTCTATGAATTATTGATCTCTTTCATTGCTTTTCTTTCAACAAGTTTTTAAATTCTTCTCCAGACTTCATGCTTTGTCTGTGAAGCAGTTTTTTTCAATGTCCGCTTCCAGGGGCGGAGTCAGTAGAGTGCTAGGGGTAGCAGCTGCTACCCCAACGAAGTAAAAATCAATTAAGACAACGGAGTTTTGCTACCCCTGATCTGAACGTTTATGAAAGAATAATAATGACCAATGCAGAAACTAAGCTCTAAAGTTGCTGTGTTCAGCTGTAAGAGTTGTGTCCTCCAAGCAGCGTGGCAAAGTTCGAATCCCCCTATAGGCATGCTgctattaatttttattttcttccCTGTCAGTGTCCTTAATAAATATTTTTCTTTAAATGGGTGAGCAAACTCAAATAATTCCGCTAAGCTCCCATTGTGATAACTATTCAATAAGTAacttcttttttttaaaaaaaaaaaaaaatccatttgcttaatttattgtttgtttgcAAATTTTAAAACTGTTGATGTTCATTATTGGGTACTAACCTAATAATCATGTACTCCTTCtgccccggtcatttgttgtccttttccatatccGGGCGtcttagtcaattgttgtcctttctattttaagaataaacttgatgagcaatttgatcattcacactcactTTGTtgcacttgtcatttagtaattgactcattcctctttccttggtctttgtgccaaaacaaaaggacaacaattgaccgggacggagggagtacattttAATGGATGTTTCTTTTATAAAATTACACAGTTAGAATCAAAATTGTCAAAATTGTTATCAAAAAGTAAAATGAAGTTAAGTGTTTCAATTATAAGAAACTTTGAAGTCATGTTGTATCAATGGTAAACCTTTTTTTGAATTACAAAGCTAGAATAAAaaatataatgaaaataaataaatgaattataaATGAAATCTCTAAGCTCCTATGTAGCGGTCACTTGATTGTTGATTGTGAATTTGTAGTCTGTATTTCTATATGTTACGCTGGACATTTTTCGCGTTTTttcgggttttttttttttgaataattATAAACTTAATAAATTTGCTACCCCGGGGACTTCTGCCTCCACCCCCTATCAACATCGTGTATTATGACTATTACTAGACCATGCCTCAAAGTTAGTAATGAAGTGAAGGAAACTCCTTTTGATTACAACCTTGATGTTTATATCATAGGTCGCCAACTCTCCTGAAGTTATTTGTGTTAGTACACTGAAATGCTACAAACATGGCTATTTACACATACTGCATTATTGAAATTTCAGTGGTAACTACAATTTTTCCTTGTTGTGGGTGGGCGGGGGTGCACATTTTTATCATAGAGTTAACAAGATAGAAACTACAGAGAAGGCCTTAATGGCTGACTATCGACTTCACAGACTTTTATAATTGACTTTCTTCTTCGTTACCACTGATACTAGGTCATTTGCGTGCTACTGCCACTTGATTATTGCCATAAGGCATAAACCCATATGAGCATATGGAGGTGTAGCAGTCTAGCTCATTGTTTCTTAAGTGGGATGTTGGATTGGTGTGATGaatgtcaacagatgaatatATAAACTTGGAAGCTTGAATAAAAGCTCTGTAAGACTTTAATCTCATTTTTTTGTATGACTTTCTGCTGACGCCTAATAAATTAGGTGAACGAAACCTATGATTGCTGGTATACCTCTACCCAATCAAAGATCGAGATATTTCAAGACAGCTACTTTGGTTGCCAAGCAAACGATCCTTCTTTGTCTGAGATGATGCGAAGATACACCATACTGTAAGACATTCATTTTTGCTATTATTACTCTTTATTATACTGATTTATACGGTTGTTTTTACTGGAAAAATCTTTTTTGGACGAGGCAAGATGATCATTTGGTCGCTCTTGCAGAATGCTTCTCTTTAAATCTAAGGATAGAGTGTCTTATCGTACAGACTTCTTTTTCTAAATACACAATATGATTTTCAAAACCAATTTATAATGATGTTTTTAAATCACCTTTCTAGGAGAGAAGTTTTATGTATGCATTCCTGGTGATACTGAATTTAAAAAGGCAAGGAAAGTGTTGTATTTCGCTATGTCCTGAATTACTGGGGTTCTATTACTCCCTTTAAATTCTTGATAACATGTTTTGGCGTTTTGCATATATCTAGCTTCCCGATAACATCACAACTTTGACTGTCTGGTAGTTCATGTTACTTGTCTTTTGCTGTGGGAGGTGAACATCAAAAACTGAAGCTTTGCCTGTTCATTGGTTACGGCTAATGAAATAATGATTAGTCTTTCTTCAATGGGAATGTGTTTTTTTATCCCACAAAAACATATAGGAGACGGTTTACTTTACATGAGGTGAATCAATTaactatataattaaatatttggTCTGACGTAGAGGCTATCTCACGAAATTCAACCTTTGTACTATGGAGTCATTCTAAGGATATTGGACTCATATTACAGGTGCATGAAGATTATCCAGTCGTGGTTATCCGGTCAGCTGAAGACCAAGAATACAGGATTTGGAATGGTAATTGGTGTTGTCAGTGGCATATTTACAGCGATAATAACCATGGTCTTGTTTGCAATTTTACGAAAACTCCTGTACTCGGTCCCTCGGGTTGTTACAACAATCTTAGTTTCTCTTATTCGTCGCTTGTTATTTAGCCGAATGTTTTTCCTCGTGGCCTACTTCTCAATTGTGGGATGGGTAACAATCCAATATGGTAAAAGGCTTGGCCTGGCTGATCTTTTTGTAGAATATTAAGTGGCATTAAGCCATGTGTATCTATCATGTATACCTCTTGTATCCTGTATCCGATAGATTGCCCGGGGCAAGACGGTCATTTGACTTGCACCAATCAGAAGTTTAGTTGAAGGTGCTTCCGCAGTTGAGCGTATGTGAAACTAATTATCATGGGCCGCCCctacattgtaagtagatattTTCTGATCACCGAGTTTATGACAATAGCCTAATAAAAAAAAGGGATTTGTGACAACTTTAATTATTCCTCAGATTGCTGTTAAACCATTTTCGTAGTTACTCTTCCCGAAAATCACGACGGCCAGCGGTTTGCAGtatgaatttttaaatttttcctCGCATGTTTGTTAAGCCAAGAAATTTGTCTCCTTTTTAATTGAAATTGAGACGGGAAATAAATTGTAGTAAATATTTTATTTGTATAGAAGAGACACGGCCAGAGAAACATGATTTGAAGTGAGAATGCAAACACTCGTTCATAATTAACATTTTAGAATTGGTAGCTTTGAATTTTGAACTTCTGCAAATTCTGCTTTATTTGTTGCAGCTTATTTGGGAGTGACAAAACATTTTTCAAATAGTACTACATTCTGATATTATGAAGGTATATCGAAAGAAGTTGTGGCCAAAAATGAAGTTTTTTTTACTAACTCAAATGTAGATAATGGAATCGGATGTTGTCATTACAATATTATGCTTCTAAACTTTTACCATATTCATCGTCTGACTTACAGTACGTCCAAAATAaatcaaaactaaaacaaataCAACTTCCGAAATAAATCAAGAACAGCAAAAACCATCAGTGATACGCGTTTAGTCAACTGCGGCTCTGCAATGAAACCAAGAATCAGCTTCTTCCATGCTACAATTGGACAGATGAGACAATGGAATCTCCACGACAAGCTCAACTCGATTCATGTTCTACTCGGCCAATCCATCCATCTTGTCTCTAACATAAATATATCCCGCGATCAATGTGGGCTAGGCCACATCCCAAATCATTCGTCATCGGAGTCACCAAAAGTTATCTTAGTGGATTTAGGAGCATCAGCAGTAATCTCTTTAAAGTGCGCTCCATAAAGCTTAGACTCCTACAAAAAAGAATTTCCGTACAGGTTCAACCATCCAGGCAAACAGAATCAACGGAGTTTTAGACTTTTAGCCTTTTTGCCAGCTTAACAAAATGATGGCAACCTGAGTAACTGGACCCCAACCTAACTAACCCTGCCTGAAACTTTGTTGCAACACTGACCAGACCCAAAATGACAGGACCTGAAGTGCACAATATACCTATAATGACCGAATCGGGTGACCATTTCCAAACTAATGGTATGTTTGTGAGGATCCGAATCAAGTCCCACTTTCCACAGGCTCAAGGCTAAGCTTGGTAAAAAGGACGGTTAAGAGGGCAAGACTTGGTTGCAGGTCATAAACAACCAACGAGTGTCAAAAAAACACTTAAAAAGGATCACAAGAAACAGGAGACCAGAAGCAGATGCATACCTTCTTTTTTACATGAGTACCGAATTTGACAAGGTCATGAGGTATTTCTTGTCCAGCTTCTCTAAGAACATTCACCAGCTCCCCAGcaagaccctgttttttttttccagtaCCATTCCATCAATAAACCAAAAAATTATAGGAAAGGCGGGTTATGGATAAAACAACTGGCGAAGAACC contains:
- the LOC141587109 gene encoding uncharacterized protein LOC141587109, with amino-acid sequence MDSSISTTPIDAEMKRKPSEIIRNCTLAIILSLFSIFSLTYAFGFFAVVLSTFSISPSNFPSQCRIVSSSVDLRTSKICELGLLNYKAKRVFYPSERRKFRCRYDYYWASIFKVEFRDHFSGETLLGLSEAPKEALPSDCRPNFAAAWSTKHTLKVNETYDCWYTSTQSKIEIFQDSYFGCQANDPSLSEMMRRYTILCMKIIQSWLSGQLKTKNTGFGMVIGVVSGIFTAIITMVLFAILRKLLYSVPRVVTTILVSLIRRLLFSRMFFLVAYFSIVGWVTIQYGKRLGLADLFVEY